A single Hippocampus zosterae strain Florida chromosome 17, ASM2543408v3, whole genome shotgun sequence DNA region contains:
- the LOC127590358 gene encoding uncharacterized protein LOC127590358 isoform X1 has protein sequence MDADTEASLLLPSLVSAAMLACAVVLALVCLHCRDNGPPGARDRDVTSCHLCRQPNCFSISFSLVSSVSIREACDTGEYTPSTQFILVHPHQPETRLTSGLLSPFIPASDCGSQRSGRSDREATESESTHSYQNSHDEQDLSVSLTGDYILVLPDNEAPATNRSGASTPSSDEPHDYENVPKKHTERSPTDDRDYLNVVALPEAGGTPMLSQRDDDDDNNNDNEDDSDSDDGQGNYVNQPSVMSPSLLHDGMGGAPPVPDERGGVDDSVIF, from the exons ATGGACGCAGACACAGAAGCATCTCTCCTCCTGCCTTCGCTGGTGTCAGCGGCCATGTTGGCATGCGCCGTAGTCCTAGCGTTGGTGTGCCTGCACTGCAGGGACAACGGACCGCCTGGTGCGCGTGATcgtgatgtcacttcctgtcaTCTGTGTCGTCAACCAAactgtttttccatttctttctcTTTGGTGTCATCAGTTTCCATCCGGGAAGCGTGCGACACTGGCGAGTACACCCC ATCCACTCAATTCATACTGGTCCATCCAC ATCAGCCAGAGACTCGCCTGACCTCTGGCCTGCTGTCTCCTTT CATTCCAGCTTCGGATTGCGGCAGTCAGCGCAGCGGAAGATCCGACAGAGAGGCCACAGAAAGTG AGAGTACCCACAGCTACCAGAACTCTCATGATG aacAGGACCTCTCAGTATCCCTTACCGGGGACTACAT ATTGGTGCTGCCGGATAATGAGGCTCCTGCGACCAATCGTAGTGGTGCATCCACGCCGAGCTCAG ATGAACCACACGACTACGAGAACGTACCAAAGAAACACACGGAAAGGTCACCAACAG ATGACAGAGACTACCTGAACGTGGTTGCTCTTCCTGAAGCGG GAGGGACGCCGATGTTGTCCCaaagggatgatgatgatgataataataacgaCAACGAGGATGACAGTGACAGTGATGACGGCCAGGGGAATTACGTCAATCAACCAAGT GTGATGTCACCCAGTCTGCTGCACGATGGGATGGGAGGAGCACCGCCGGTACCTGATGAAAGGGGTGGAGTTGATGACAGCGTCATCTTTTGA
- the LOC127590358 gene encoding uncharacterized protein LOC127590358 isoform X2, producing MDADTEASLLLPSLVSAAMLACAVVLALVCLHCRDNGPPGARDRDVTSCHLCRQPNCFSISFSLVSSVSIREACDTGEYTPSTQFILVHPPSDCGSQRSGRSDREATESESTHSYQNSHDEQDLSVSLTGDYILVLPDNEAPATNRSGASTPSSDEPHDYENVPKKHTERSPTDDRDYLNVVALPEAGGTPMLSQRDDDDDNNNDNEDDSDSDDGQGNYVNQPSVMSPSLLHDGMGGAPPVPDERGGVDDSVIF from the exons ATGGACGCAGACACAGAAGCATCTCTCCTCCTGCCTTCGCTGGTGTCAGCGGCCATGTTGGCATGCGCCGTAGTCCTAGCGTTGGTGTGCCTGCACTGCAGGGACAACGGACCGCCTGGTGCGCGTGATcgtgatgtcacttcctgtcaTCTGTGTCGTCAACCAAactgtttttccatttctttctcTTTGGTGTCATCAGTTTCCATCCGGGAAGCGTGCGACACTGGCGAGTACACCCC ATCCACTCAATTCATACTGGTCCATCCAC CTTCGGATTGCGGCAGTCAGCGCAGCGGAAGATCCGACAGAGAGGCCACAGAAAGTG AGAGTACCCACAGCTACCAGAACTCTCATGATG aacAGGACCTCTCAGTATCCCTTACCGGGGACTACAT ATTGGTGCTGCCGGATAATGAGGCTCCTGCGACCAATCGTAGTGGTGCATCCACGCCGAGCTCAG ATGAACCACACGACTACGAGAACGTACCAAAGAAACACACGGAAAGGTCACCAACAG ATGACAGAGACTACCTGAACGTGGTTGCTCTTCCTGAAGCGG GAGGGACGCCGATGTTGTCCCaaagggatgatgatgatgataataataacgaCAACGAGGATGACAGTGACAGTGATGACGGCCAGGGGAATTACGTCAATCAACCAAGT GTGATGTCACCCAGTCTGCTGCACGATGGGATGGGAGGAGCACCGCCGGTACCTGATGAAAGGGGTGGAGTTGATGACAGCGTCATCTTTTGA
- the LOC127590358 gene encoding uncharacterized protein LOC127590358 isoform X4, producing the protein MDADTEASLLLPSLVSAAMLACAVVLALVCLHCRDNGPPGARDRDVTSCHLCRQPNCFSISFSLVSSVSIREACDTASDCGSQRSGRSDREATESESTHSYQNSHDEQDLSVSLTGDYILVLPDNEAPATNRSGASTPSSDEPHDYENVPKKHTERSPTDDRDYLNVVALPEAGGTPMLSQRDDDDDNNNDNEDDSDSDDGQGNYVNQPSVMSPSLLHDGMGGAPPVPDERGGVDDSVIF; encoded by the exons ATGGACGCAGACACAGAAGCATCTCTCCTCCTGCCTTCGCTGGTGTCAGCGGCCATGTTGGCATGCGCCGTAGTCCTAGCGTTGGTGTGCCTGCACTGCAGGGACAACGGACCGCCTGGTGCGCGTGATcgtgatgtcacttcctgtcaTCTGTGTCGTCAACCAAactgtttttccatttctttctcTTTGGTGTCATCAGTTTCCATCCGGGAAGCGTGCGACACTG CTTCGGATTGCGGCAGTCAGCGCAGCGGAAGATCCGACAGAGAGGCCACAGAAAGTG AGAGTACCCACAGCTACCAGAACTCTCATGATG aacAGGACCTCTCAGTATCCCTTACCGGGGACTACAT ATTGGTGCTGCCGGATAATGAGGCTCCTGCGACCAATCGTAGTGGTGCATCCACGCCGAGCTCAG ATGAACCACACGACTACGAGAACGTACCAAAGAAACACACGGAAAGGTCACCAACAG ATGACAGAGACTACCTGAACGTGGTTGCTCTTCCTGAAGCGG GAGGGACGCCGATGTTGTCCCaaagggatgatgatgatgataataataacgaCAACGAGGATGACAGTGACAGTGATGACGGCCAGGGGAATTACGTCAATCAACCAAGT GTGATGTCACCCAGTCTGCTGCACGATGGGATGGGAGGAGCACCGCCGGTACCTGATGAAAGGGGTGGAGTTGATGACAGCGTCATCTTTTGA
- the LOC127590358 gene encoding uncharacterized protein LOC127590358 isoform X3, with protein sequence MDADTEASLLLPSLVSAAMLACAVVLALVCLHCRDNGPPVSIREACDTGEYTPSTQFILVHPHQPETRLTSGLLSPFIPASDCGSQRSGRSDREATESESTHSYQNSHDEQDLSVSLTGDYILVLPDNEAPATNRSGASTPSSDEPHDYENVPKKHTERSPTDDRDYLNVVALPEAGGTPMLSQRDDDDDNNNDNEDDSDSDDGQGNYVNQPSVMSPSLLHDGMGGAPPVPDERGGVDDSVIF encoded by the exons ATGGACGCAGACACAGAAGCATCTCTCCTCCTGCCTTCGCTGGTGTCAGCGGCCATGTTGGCATGCGCCGTAGTCCTAGCGTTGGTGTGCCTGCACTGCAGGGACAACGGACCGCCTG TTTCCATCCGGGAAGCGTGCGACACTGGCGAGTACACCCC ATCCACTCAATTCATACTGGTCCATCCAC ATCAGCCAGAGACTCGCCTGACCTCTGGCCTGCTGTCTCCTTT CATTCCAGCTTCGGATTGCGGCAGTCAGCGCAGCGGAAGATCCGACAGAGAGGCCACAGAAAGTG AGAGTACCCACAGCTACCAGAACTCTCATGATG aacAGGACCTCTCAGTATCCCTTACCGGGGACTACAT ATTGGTGCTGCCGGATAATGAGGCTCCTGCGACCAATCGTAGTGGTGCATCCACGCCGAGCTCAG ATGAACCACACGACTACGAGAACGTACCAAAGAAACACACGGAAAGGTCACCAACAG ATGACAGAGACTACCTGAACGTGGTTGCTCTTCCTGAAGCGG GAGGGACGCCGATGTTGTCCCaaagggatgatgatgatgataataataacgaCAACGAGGATGACAGTGACAGTGATGACGGCCAGGGGAATTACGTCAATCAACCAAGT GTGATGTCACCCAGTCTGCTGCACGATGGGATGGGAGGAGCACCGCCGGTACCTGATGAAAGGGGTGGAGTTGATGACAGCGTCATCTTTTGA
- the LOC127590358 gene encoding uncharacterized protein LOC127590358 isoform X5, whose amino-acid sequence MDADTEASLLLPSLVSAAMLACAVVLALVCLHCRDNGPPVSIREACDTGEYTPSTQFILVHPPSDCGSQRSGRSDREATESESTHSYQNSHDEQDLSVSLTGDYILVLPDNEAPATNRSGASTPSSDEPHDYENVPKKHTERSPTDDRDYLNVVALPEAGGTPMLSQRDDDDDNNNDNEDDSDSDDGQGNYVNQPSVMSPSLLHDGMGGAPPVPDERGGVDDSVIF is encoded by the exons ATGGACGCAGACACAGAAGCATCTCTCCTCCTGCCTTCGCTGGTGTCAGCGGCCATGTTGGCATGCGCCGTAGTCCTAGCGTTGGTGTGCCTGCACTGCAGGGACAACGGACCGCCTG TTTCCATCCGGGAAGCGTGCGACACTGGCGAGTACACCCC ATCCACTCAATTCATACTGGTCCATCCAC CTTCGGATTGCGGCAGTCAGCGCAGCGGAAGATCCGACAGAGAGGCCACAGAAAGTG AGAGTACCCACAGCTACCAGAACTCTCATGATG aacAGGACCTCTCAGTATCCCTTACCGGGGACTACAT ATTGGTGCTGCCGGATAATGAGGCTCCTGCGACCAATCGTAGTGGTGCATCCACGCCGAGCTCAG ATGAACCACACGACTACGAGAACGTACCAAAGAAACACACGGAAAGGTCACCAACAG ATGACAGAGACTACCTGAACGTGGTTGCTCTTCCTGAAGCGG GAGGGACGCCGATGTTGTCCCaaagggatgatgatgatgataataataacgaCAACGAGGATGACAGTGACAGTGATGACGGCCAGGGGAATTACGTCAATCAACCAAGT GTGATGTCACCCAGTCTGCTGCACGATGGGATGGGAGGAGCACCGCCGGTACCTGATGAAAGGGGTGGAGTTGATGACAGCGTCATCTTTTGA
- the LOC127590358 gene encoding uncharacterized protein LOC127590358 isoform X6 gives MDADTEASLLLPSLVSAAMLACAVVLALVCLHCRDNGPPVSIREACDTASDCGSQRSGRSDREATESESTHSYQNSHDEQDLSVSLTGDYILVLPDNEAPATNRSGASTPSSDEPHDYENVPKKHTERSPTDDRDYLNVVALPEAGGTPMLSQRDDDDDNNNDNEDDSDSDDGQGNYVNQPSVMSPSLLHDGMGGAPPVPDERGGVDDSVIF, from the exons ATGGACGCAGACACAGAAGCATCTCTCCTCCTGCCTTCGCTGGTGTCAGCGGCCATGTTGGCATGCGCCGTAGTCCTAGCGTTGGTGTGCCTGCACTGCAGGGACAACGGACCGCCTG TTTCCATCCGGGAAGCGTGCGACACTG CTTCGGATTGCGGCAGTCAGCGCAGCGGAAGATCCGACAGAGAGGCCACAGAAAGTG AGAGTACCCACAGCTACCAGAACTCTCATGATG aacAGGACCTCTCAGTATCCCTTACCGGGGACTACAT ATTGGTGCTGCCGGATAATGAGGCTCCTGCGACCAATCGTAGTGGTGCATCCACGCCGAGCTCAG ATGAACCACACGACTACGAGAACGTACCAAAGAAACACACGGAAAGGTCACCAACAG ATGACAGAGACTACCTGAACGTGGTTGCTCTTCCTGAAGCGG GAGGGACGCCGATGTTGTCCCaaagggatgatgatgatgataataataacgaCAACGAGGATGACAGTGACAGTGATGACGGCCAGGGGAATTACGTCAATCAACCAAGT GTGATGTCACCCAGTCTGCTGCACGATGGGATGGGAGGAGCACCGCCGGTACCTGATGAAAGGGGTGGAGTTGATGACAGCGTCATCTTTTGA